Genomic window (Nicotiana sylvestris chromosome 7, ASM39365v2, whole genome shotgun sequence):
ATATGATTGTCGTGCTATATTTATACaattataaattatataattcAATTCTTTTGTCAAATTTATAGATGAAAAGAGTCATAATCTTCAATTAAGCAAAGGGTTCTTGTACGTGTAACAATGATATTAATAAAACTTTTTGATATTAATAATTATTAAATATCTCTATTACAAATAACTAATTTTTTTTGCAGCTTTACACCATGAAATGAATTATGATTTACTAGCCACCTTAAGGAAGACCTATGTTGATCGAATTTCTATACAACTTCTACAAGTTACAACTTTCATCCTCCAACAGCTTCTTGATATGTATGCTACTGTAAAAGTAAGAAGGCTTCAATTTCTTAAAGACAAAGTAGGAACTTCTAGACGTGAAGTATCCGCAACTATAACCGACGTTGCTCATATTCAAATATAAACTACATGTTGTCCAAATATAAAGAGGCAAGGAAAATATCAAATTGAATATTTGGTATGACAATCGTATTTATATAACTAATATTTGTTGTTTAAATAGTATTTATATTCAATAATTAATTAAGGCAGAATTTGTATTTCCTTATTGTAcatatattttaatattatttatatcGTTTTAAAATGTTTGTACTTATTACTATGggatacacgtgcaacgcacgtgtcCAGAGACTAGTTAGATTATACATACATAGGTGGAACCATAATTTGAAGTTTGTGTTCAGGAGTCTAAATTTTTAAGTTACtgaattctaaattaataatttgcaCATATTCAATAAATGTTTTAAGACAAATACGTAATTTTGACCAAAGCTACTAGGTTTTGCCGAACCCGTAGCTTTAACTCATCCGCAAATGGATACATACGTCAAAGAGTTCGGTTGCTACAACGTCTTAATATCTCTAAAACTTTCTAATATTAAAAGTGTCAATATTTTCTGCAGGGGAAACAATGAGTTCGAACTTTAATATTAATACATTATTGACCTATTGATATAAATATGCACGTATCCATGATGTGATCTCTACATATTAGTTATTACATTTTACATGTATTCACATGAAGAAACTTTTTCAATTCTTTAGTGACTGAACATGGAGGTCAAATTGGTCAATAAACATATAGACAATCGCCGTTCGCCAATAATTGCTCATTCCGTCCCAGTTAAAGATCAATCTTTACAGGAGAATTCCCGTACGGCCATTTTTTGGGGCTAAAATGTGATGATGACTAAGTTTGAGTGGGTGTATAGTTTAAGAGGCTGTGGAATTAACCTTTAAATTGTCCGTGACATATTACTATCATAGAACTACCTTTGAGCGTTAATGGGCAAGAGATGACATCACCTAACAAATTTTAACACTACACAAGTAATGCATACCAAATACTATTCTCAGTTTACCCGTTTTAGGCAGGTCGGGTGAATTCATCAATAATAGAAAGTAGAAACATGTTCTtttcgagagagagagagagggaggggGATGTGCAAAAAGGAAACACCAACGGTAAGTAGTACACAAGTATGATTGATTATTAGTCCACAAAAGGGAACATCAAGCAATAAGTAGTACCGCAAATAATTAAACAGTCTCAACTTATAACAAGTGCAATTGATTGGTCCTCCACCATACCTAGCAACAGAATGATGAGATTATATTTTTCATCTAACAGTCGTTTGATGTACTTTACTCTTTGTTCTGGTAAACTGCATGATTCTGCTATTGAACAAAAGGCAACTGAAGTAGACTTTTTGGACTCTTGAGAGCTAAATTATCACATTGTCCACACAAGTGTAAGAGTACATAGAATCAGAATATACAAGAACTGCACAACTTTACGTGAATTCTACCAATGGTCAGAAGCATGTGAAAATTCCCCCTTCAACTTTACACACATTTTGCACAGTGATTACAATTGTACCGCAAATTCAGTGCTTGCTGATTGACCAACGGAAAGTGTAGCTCATCTGCTTGCCTGCACATCAGATACAAAACAAGGAATCATATACTATCAAGCCAAATATCTTTACAATTGAGCACCTAAATGAATTTTATCCTATGAGTCTGCAGAGCATGCCTACCTTGCTGTTAATTCTGATATTCCAAGCATCATTCTTAGATCCATACACAGGGTCACCAACAACATAAGAAGGTGAAGGAACATAATTCTTCAATAGTGGGACTCGGTCTGGAATATAGTCATCATCACTCTCATAATGATACCTTTCCGGATGTGGTCCTAGAGCTTTGAGGATCATCGCCAATAATATACTTACCGCCTGCACGTGGAAAGTAATTAGGCAGATGCTCAAATAAGCAGAAAAAGATGCAAGGCTGCATGGAGAAAGAACTTCTCAAAATATTACAGAGACATTCAAAGAAAAAAAGGCTAAAAGGACTTCAATCCCAGAAGTGAAATTTTACAGCCAGAGAAGAGCGAAATAAGCTCTAATGGCACCCAAAACAAAGAAATTTCTTCAGATATTAGAAAAAGCGGAAATGCACGCTAAAGCACACTAGGACCTATTAAAAAGAAATACAAGAGATATACGATCTAATCTAGTAACAAATTCCTTTTACATGAATCCACATTATTACTATGACATAGATCTACGGGGATGACTAAAAAACAAAGAATGGAGTGAGGCAGGAACGGTTTACAAAGAAGGCTCTTCAAGCATAACAATACTTGGAACGGGTTTATCTCACCAGCTTCAAACAGCGATTTGTGCTAATGATTAAATCATATCAACAGGGTTTAGTTGAATAACTATATTGCCAAATAAAAAACAGGTAAAAACTTAATCATAGTATCGAGGTATATGAGCGTGGAAGGAGACCCACCTGCACAGTCACTACTGACAAACCTACCCATTTACAAATGTCAAAGTTCTCTTTCAAGAAGTGTTTGAGCTCATCGAAATTCCCAGTTGTGTCCTCGGGGAAGTCCTGATCAGGTCAATTTGAACACAAATCAATATAAAAGATTTGTTAAAAGCTCAATATATAAGATCAAAATCCATGGCGCATTTGTCAATGCATATACCTCTTCCCAATTTCTGTTAAGGAATACGTCTACTGTCACAGCTGCTTCTATCATGAGAAGTAGGAACACAAAAACCATGTACTATGCCAATTAAGGAGAAACATCACTGTTTTAATTGAATAGTCACTCCAGGATGCAGGTTTATATGATTATATCACCTTACACAAGACCCAGAGACCGTACAGTGAATATTAAGCAACGTAACTGCAGAATCTTAAAGAAAAAAGACCACTTCTGATTACTGTCAAGTTGAATAAGAAAAAGTAACATTTATATTAATCCTAATAGTTTCAAATTAGCAATCATTCCAACTCTCCCATAGCAAGTCTTAAAAGCAGAGTCCAAGTTCTCAAGCTTCTGTGGGGCAAAAGGATTAATATCAAATAAAAAGATAAGCCAAAAAAGTAGCAGCAACAATGACACTTTAAGCAACAATCTAGAAAGCGAAGAAAACTTACTAGGGTGAAAGAGTATAACCATGACGAATGATAGTTAATTACAATTTTTTGCACATGAATTGCAAAAGAGTCCTTTTTTGATAAGGTGATTCCAAAAGAGTCCCTTTGTGCAGCCCCCATCCCTAACTTACCATGAAGGTGCTTAAAATCTTTTAAAATAGCTTCACCAATCAGTATAGATTATTGACAACATTTTGGGTGGCTGCCTGTATTGCTACTTGCTAATAATGCATAAAGCATATCAACCTCAACATCTAGGATAATGGCATCAAAAGTAAACCAAGAAAATCAACTGGTAGATATCATCCGCGGCTATAGCTTCATTTCCCAACTCAAGGGAAAACGTGTCTCTCCACTAAGTTTTACCCCATAGTAGGGGCATTTCAGTGATAGGTCCTTTTTAGAGGAACCAGATGATCCTATTTGGTTAAATACCCAAATACAAACTCCATGTTTATTCTGACCAACTGGTGGATACCAAAACTCTCATGTTTGTGCTGACCAACTGATGATACCAACAAGGTTTAATTTTAAGTTAATTTACCCAATTACATCATTGCACAAGCATTCAAGGAAATCCTTTCCTGCCCTACCCTCAATCCCAGGTGCTGACGTTATATCAAACTGCAACGAAAATAGAAATGGGAATCATAAACAAAATGATGATTCTTCTTTATTGAAAATCACATTATCAAACAAAAGACTGAGTCACATGCAAGAACCATTGAAATAAGTCATGAACAAGAGTATTGTTTCTTCTCCTTAGTAGTATAAGAAGATTATGCAGATCAATATTTCCAAGCTAGAAATAGTATCGACACAATTCCATCCTAGAAGGTGAAATCAGTAAAGATATTTCAATTGCTCAGCTGAACCGCTAGTTAATTACTACAATAGTGTAGGATGAAGCTTGTCCAAGTAGCTTTCTCGGAACACACTCGTGTCTACCCTGACCATCACCCCACACCCCCAATATCTCCAAGCTAGAAATATCGACACAATTCCATCCTAGgtgaaatcagtaaaaatatTTCCATTGCTCTGCTGAACTGCTAGTTAATTACTACAATAGTGTAGGATGAAGCTTGTCCAAATAACTTTCTCGGAACACACTCGTGTCTGCCCTGACCCcaacccacccccacccccaaaaaAAAGGAACACTAGGGCAGCTGAACAGACAAGACTCTCATTCAATAACCTacattaattaaaagaaaagtaaTGAAAAGGATACAATATACAAGCAACAGCCACTAGCCGTCTCTGCAGCAATGTGACCCGAACACGTGACTACGCACAAAGTTATTCCAAGACCAAGTGTTGAGTAAATGAACCTGCATTAGACAAAAGTTTGCTAAATTCACAGATGTTGAACCAGAAACTAATAtccaaatttcaaaaaattagaACAGAAATCTGACAGCTTATGAAACATAAAAATATCAAAATCTAGATCAATAATCATTCTCAACATGTGCATATGAGTGTGTGACAATTCTACTATCTAATATAAAGAAACACCAATATTTTACTACTGAACCAAAAtaaaacgagaaaaaagaaaaggcctAGTTGGTTTCTACTTTTTACTTCAATCAAGCAGTCCATTTCTTTTTATAAGTTCTTCCATCAAACAGTCCATTCATGATGCATAATAATGGATTCCCCATAGCAATTGTTTAAAGGTAAGTACATGATTCAAAAGTTAGTCCCTTATGTATATAGCACGACTACCTAGCTATTTTTTGAAAGCTTACACAGATGATCATGTACAGGAGGAGTCCTCCTCATTTCAGCTTTGAAGTTTGTTTTACCTCTGTGACTTTTATCATTCTTCAATTCTATGGGAGGTATGGCACAAAACCATCCTCCTTTTATCTTTTGTGATCTATACACAGGTAGTGGACAAAGCCTTAaccgccccccccccctcccaaaTCCTAAAGATAGTCTAAGTATAACCTAATGGTGTGGCTTACCAGCTCCTATACTAGTGGGAGGATGGAGGTACTTGGTAGAATAGTGGAGTCGTGCGAGCTAGTCATGTGGCCCGACCATGGTTCTGTTAAAAGAAAAGTCTTTACTGTAATGGACCCTCCTTCCTATGAATACTGGGATACAGAGGATTCACATATATATCCAACCATTTGGAACAGAGGCATAGTTAATTCCCGAAATGAACTTTAATATAGTAAAATTGACAATAAAAAATCCTCCTTTTATTCACAGCGTCCAATAAGCAGAAAACACATAAATCAAAAATTCAGACCAAAAGTGAGGCAGTAAAAAGGAACTCCAATTACTTTAAAAGGCCATAACTTTGGttaaaaaaagagaaacaaatatTCCCCACCATCACGTAAAGTGATCAACTATCATGTAAATTTGCGCACGCACTAAAAAAGATGAAAGATTTACCATGGAGCAGGGGCATCAGGGCCAAAGAAAGGGGGAGGAGTGGGACCCATCTGCTTATGCCAAACCCTAAACATCCAAAGGGCGTACAATATCATCGCGATCCCAACCATTCCAATCGCCGAATTTACCACCTTTAGCAATGACTGCATGCAACTCCTCGCCATCCTCGTCATCTTAATTATTGATTCAACTGAATAGAATTCCTgaaaaccctaaccctagatTAAAGCTAGGGTTTCTTTTTTAAAGGTTAGGGTTGTGGGAATTGTCGAATTGAGGACGACGGGTTGAAGAATTTGAAACAATTTAGTGATTGTATTCTGAGGTCGTTCCCTATTGTCCGTCTTTCACGCAATATAAGCTGGGACACTTGGCGTTTAGGAAATTTTCAGTAATTGTCCAATCTATGTGAACATGAAATAGGAAAACGGAATATGATTCAATTAGTAGATAataatttattaaattaatttataaaatataaattatttatttaaataacaTGCAATAATCAATTATTTcaccaaaatatattttttcgtcTCATAGCTTCAAATTTGTTGTTAACATGTAGACTCATTCAAAATTTTGATTTAGAATATAGTTTTACCAATTTTAAAAAATGAGGGATTCAACAACAATCTTTTTAGAAATGTTATGGAACCAAAAAAGAaactaaaacaaaataaagagttGGACAAAGTTGGAATTTGGAAGGCACAAATTGAAAATAGCaaaggaaaggagaaaaagaaaagattatgAAATTTAGAAGGCAAGGATTGAAATGGCGGAGGAAAGGAGAAATagaaatgattgggtattttggaaATTATACATAAGTATCAGGTATAGCAATGTAAAATACTTGGTCAAAGAGGGGTGActtttaaggaaaaaaaaaagttaagaTTACCCAACTTATCACTTTTGGCTTAATTTGGACCTTTTGGCTTAAAAATATTTGTCCTTTAACCAAATTTTAAGTTTGTCAAACAACTCAATAAGCTAAAAAATAACTTAAAAGCTTTTAAGCCCATCCAAACAGGCTCTGTATCTGATGGACAGCTCTTTTTTATTTGTTGTTGATGAATCATCAATTAGACTAGTTgctgaccaaaaaaaaaaaaaatcttttctaAAATAATTTATGCAAAATATCGTATTTTGGAAACGTATAGAGTTTTTCTTTAAAACTCATTTTCTGTTCGagcaatttttaaaaaagaatctGAAATATTTCTTGGAAGATAAAATTATAGTTTGTGTAGAAAAACAACATATGTcatatttttttttgtgatgTTAATGCAAGAATTTTCATATCCTTAGGCCTTAAGGAACTTTTGCACCCAGAAATTGTCCGGCAACGAACTTTTCAAAGATGAAAACTAGGTACAAAGAAATATATTGTAAGATATTTTCAACAATAGGTTGCTGTGGTGTAGTGGTTATCACGTTAGTCTTACACACTAAAGGTCCCCAGTTCGATCCTGGGCAGCAACATGTGTCatatttgtttttgaattttcacCTTCTAGCTGTGtgcccatgtgtcatattatttttCTCTAATGGTTTAACCCAATTGTACAATGTTTCAATATTCCATAGCTCTCCATTCAGTAAATCAAATCTGCTCGCTTTAGACTTTAGTCTGCCCCATTCTTTGGCCCCTTGAGCTTAGCCTATTCGCTTCAGCAATTTAGCTAGTCTTTCAGCTTGTTTAATAGTCATCTCAGTCCTAGAAACGAATacagagaaggaaaaaaaagctttcgtgtaaaaaaataataatttctcaTTCAAAGGAAAAAAAGTGACTTCTCAGACAAAAAAACATAGTACTAGTATTTTTTACGAATATTTCAAGTCTTACTCCTCCGGCTCATAATAAGAGTAATTTTAACTCCcatttaagaaaatatttaataatattaattaagagaaattatttaactaaactATCTTAATCTACTCATTGTAGATTTTTTAGAAATTTGTGTAGACGAGaataattttgaagaaaaaataaTACCTCTTGAttttaggaaaaaaaaaacacttaTTCAGATtaaatttaaaaggataaaaaaaaatcatttattGCACCCGGAGAATTACTCTTTTAATTAACACCTAGGCATTATTGCTTATCTTTATTAAAAGGCCTTATCAAATATCATCAAAACTCATCATATTTATGTTGAAAAAATTTCACAAGGATTGGACAGCCAACTCTCTGGCCAAATCCAGCCACCGCGCGACGCCGATAATCTCTAGTTCTCTACCCTCGCGGTTGAGCTCAAATTGGTGTGGGAAATCGAAATATGAACGGGTTACTGGTCCGTACACCTACCATTTGTCTTTCATCCCTGAAGTTGAGCCAAGATTTTCACAGTCATTTCTACCCTTTCAACTTCTTCCGCACAAGAACTTATCCCAAGTTTCGTTGCATAAAAAATAACGACACACAGAATGTCGTCTCCGAGGTACTTTGGCTTTCACTGCTTCTTTTCCTTAACACATGTTCGCTAGAAGAAACTCAAAAaactttttaacttttttttgcCTTGCAAAATCTTGGCCATTGTTAAGTTAAACAGAGCTAAAGAAAATTGTTAGAAAACAAAGCTTAGTAATTTCGATGGTAAAAAGAGAACATCTAAGTGGGATGGTTTCTGTCTTTGAGTATAATTGACAAATTGAGATTTCTATGTATATTTTTGGGGTCATTTTTTAGTCTTGAAGTATCAAAAGACAAGGGAAAGCCCAATAAACAATGAAATTGTCAAGGGCAGCTTCTTGAACTTTCTATTGATGCATGGGGTGTTACAATTTGAACCTAGTAGATTAGATGAATTAGAAGTGA
Coding sequences:
- the LOC104225541 gene encoding tetraspanin-19, translated to MTRMARSCMQSLLKVVNSAIGMVGIAMILYALWMFRVWHKQMGPTPPPFFGPDAPAPWFIYSTLGLGITLCVVTCSGHIAAETASGCCLYIYMVFVFLLLMIEAAVTVDVFLNRNWEEDFPEDTTGNFDELKHFLKENFDICKWVGLSVVTVQAVSILLAMILKALGPHPERYHYESDDDYIPDRVPLLKNYVPSPSYVVGDPVYGSKNDAWNIRINSKASR